In Providencia alcalifaciens, the sequence ATGGGCTACTGAATAACTTAAACCGTCAAGAACAACAAGTATGACTTTTTCAGACATCAGACTGTTGATTCCTAATTGCGATTATTGCTGGTGGATTAATACTTGTTGCTGCCACATTTTTGGTAAGTTGCGAGACGACTTTTCCCAGCCTTCTGCATCTTTAATCGGATGAACATTTTTATACTGTTCTTCTGGTAGCAATTTAGCTTGGATATCTGCAGGCAGTGTCAGATGTTGTGCACGAATAGGGCGTGCATAACCTTCTGCAAGGTTGAGCTGACCTTTATCACTGAAGATAAATTCACGGGCTAATTTTGCGGCATTTGGGTTCTTAGCAAATTTGTTGATGATGGTGGTGTAGCCTGAAATCACGCTGCCATCTGATGGGATCACCACAATAAAGCGGTCACGGTTGATTTGATCACGGTAGTTCAGCGCGTTGAAATCCCATAAAATACCCACTTCCACTTCGCCTTTTTCGATGTTGGCAACCGTTGGGTCATTGACGGATAAGCGCTTTTGTTTTGCTAATTCGCCAAAGAATTCAATGGCAGGCTTCAGATTATTTTCATCACCACCACGAGCAAAGGCGGCTGCCAGTATGGCGTTATTGGCTTGCGCGGCAATGCCCACATCCCCAACGGTGACTTTGTATTTTCCTTTGAGTAAATCATCCCAACTTTTTGGTGCGTCTTTGACTAAGTCTTTATTGATCATAAACGCGATAGTGCCGGTATAAGCTAATGCCCAGTGGCCGTCTTTATCTTTTGCCCAATCGGGCACTTGTGACCAAGTGGTCGGTTTGTACGGTTGAGTGACCCCTTTTTGTACTGCAACAGGTCCAAATGATGCGCCAACATCACCAATATCTGCCGTTGCATTGTTTTTCTCAGCAGCAAACTTTGCGATTTCCTGCGCAGAGCTCATATCCGTATCTTGATGCTTTAAACCATACTGAGTGGATAAATCTTGCCATGTGCCTTTCCAGTTTGCCCATGTGTCAGGCATCCCGACGCTATAAACTTGGCCTTCTTTCTTTGCAGCTTCGATAAGTTGGGTTAAATCGCTGTCAGCCGCAAATGCCATTTGAGAAGCGCTGAGTGACAGTAAAATTGCAGGTACGATAGCTTTCATCTTGTTTCTCTCTATAAGAGTCGCCGTATTGGTTAGTTGGCATGCTAATTATTCGAGATGACAATGAATTGACAGTTGTGTGACACTTTTTAGATGCTGTGACTTGTAAATGTCTAAAAAGTGTCAAAATAATGAAAGAGGAGTGACGAATCAAACGATTGTATGACAATCTATAAAACAAGCGTATCTTTAACCACAACTCAGGGTGCTGAAATAGAGAAACAGAATGAATAAACACACATTAGCAGGAACCGAAAGCGGCTGGTGGTTTGTCTGCTTTGCGGGGCGGTTGTGGTTGCCCCAAGGTGATGTACCTAAAGGTGCTGCACAGCAGTTTGGATTAACGGGGAAACTGGCGACTCCAATCGGTGAATGGCAAGGGGATATTGTCTGGCTGATCCCTGAAAAAATGCCATCAGATATGGCATCGCCTCGTGTGGTCGCTTCCCAAGATGAAGGGCTATTTCGTTTAGCTGGACGGGGCGTTCAACTCGCGGAATTTTATCGCTCGCATCGTTATTGTGGTTATTGTGGAACGGCGATGCGCCACAGTTCAACGGAATGGGCGTGTCTGTGCGACCACTGCCATGAGCGTTATTATCCACAAATTGCCCCATGTATTATCGTAGGTATTCGTCGTGATGATCATATTTTGCTGGCACAACATCGTCGCCATTCACAAAATCCACTGTTTACAGTACTGGCAGGGTTTGTGGAAGTAGGGGAAACCTTAGAAGAGGCGGTGGCACGAGAAGTAATGGAAGAGAGCCATATAAAAGTGCGCAATATTCGTTATGTTTCTTCTCAGCCTTGGCCATTCCCACACTCACTGATGATGGGCTTTTTAGCCGATTATGATAGTGGGGATATTCAAGTGGATCCTAAAGAGTTAGTGAGCGCTAACTGGTATCACTATAACTCTCTGCCTCTGATCCCGCCGGGAGATACAATTGCTCGGCGATTAATTGAAGATAGCGTGGTGCTATGTCGTCAGTTTGATGAAGATAACCACTAATTGCGCTAGCGCTGATATTGTTTCCCTTTGCTGGTATAATATGGCGCCTTAGCCATTTGCGGCGGCCACAATAATAATGGAGTAAATAATGACTGAGTTGAAAAATGACCGCTATCTACGTGCGTTGCTACGCCAACCTGTAGATGTGACCCCAGTATGGATGATGCGTCAAGCAGGGCGTTACCTACCAGAATATAAAGCAACTCGCGCAGAAGCCGGTGATTTTATTGCTTTGTGTAAAAATACTGAGTTAGCGTGTGAAGTCACGTTACAGCCACTTCGTCGTTTTCCATTAGACGCCGCAATTTTATTCTCTGATATTTTAACTATCCCTGATGCAATGGGACTTGGGCTCTATTTTGAAACGGGGGAAGGCCCTCGTTTTGAAAAACCAATCAAGAACGTTTCGGATGTTAAAAATATCCCAATTCCAGATCCAGAAATGGAACTGGGCTACGTGATGGATGCCGTTCGTGCCATTCGCAAAGCCTTAAATGGTGATGTACCACTGATTGGTTTCTCGGGTAGCCCATGGACATTAGCGACCTATATGGTTGAAGGTGGCAGTAGCAAAGCGTTCACTAAAATCAAAAAAATGATGTATGAAGACCCAACGACGCTGCATTTACTGCTGGATAAGCTGGCTGATAGCGTGATTTTGTACCTGAATGCCCAAGTACGTGCAGGCGCACAATCCCTGATGATTTTCGATACGTGGGGCGGCGTGCTGACTAAGCGTGATTATCTGGAATTCTCTCTGCGCTACATGCACAAAATTGTCGATGGTTTAATCCGTGAAAATGACGGCCGTCGTGTGCCTGTGACCCTGTTTACTAAAGGTGGCGGTCAGTGGTTAGAAGAGATGGCGGCAACAGGTTGTGATGCGCTAGGTTTAGACTGGACAACCGAAATTGCAGATGCCCGTCGCCGTGTTGGTGACAAAGTTGCGCTGCAAGGCAATATGGATCCTTCTATGTTATATGCATCTCCTGCTCGTATTGAAGAGGAAGTGCAACATATTTTAGCGGGCTTTGGCAAAGGGGAAGGGCATATCTTCAACTTGGGACATGGTATTCATCAAGATGTAGCGCCTGAACACGCGGGTACGTTTGTGGACGCGGTTCACCGTTTTTCTCGTCAATATCATCAGTAGCCGCCAAGGCATAATCGAGGTAGAACTTGGTGTTTTATCTCGATTTGAACCTCTTAATTTGTGGTGTATTTACAGGATCTTGTAAGTGCATCATTATCATCTATGATTAATCCTTATTAATAATGGTTCCGTGGTGACGATAGATACTCAGCAGTTGCGACAACAACAGGTAGAGTTAGCTCAACAAGTCATTTTGCACGACGAGTTTGTCCCGCCACGTTTCATTGGTGGTGCAGATGTTGGTTTTGAGCAAGACGGCACCGTGACTCGCGCGGTGATTGTGGTGCTTTCATGGCCTGAGCTGCAATTGGTGGAGTATCAAATAGCACGGATCCCAACTCAGTTACCCTATATACCCGGGTTGCTCTCATTTCGTGAAGTCCCAGGGTTAATGGCGGCGTGGGAAAAAATCCAACAAAAGCCCGACTTAGTGCTGGTGGATGGTCAAGGTATTGCTCATCCGCGGCGTTTTGGGGTGGCTTGCCATTTCGGATTGTTGGCCGATGTGGCGACGATAGGGGTAGCTAAAAGTCGTTTATGTGGTGATGATGTCAAACTCAATGCTGAACCTGAAAGTGTCGCAATGTTGAAAGCGGCTCAAGAGCAACTAGGATGGGTTTATCGCAGTAAGAAACGCTGTAATCCTTTATATCTTTCTCCGGGTCACAAAGTCAGCTTTATTTCCTCGCTAGAGTGGGTAAAACGGTGTATTCAGGGGTATAGATTGCCAGAACCGACCCGTTTTGCTGATGGAATCGCTTCGAATCGCACATTTTTTAAGCGAATGAATGAGAAAATTGGCTAATTATCAGCAAAATATGTGGCATTGGCAGATTTTCAGGTAAACTGCGAAGTATTGAGATTGATGAGTCAGAAATTATGTTAAGAAATCCTATTCATTTGAGGTTAGAGAAACTAGAAAGCTGGCAGCATATGACCTTCATGGCATCCCTGTGCGAGAGAATGTACCCTAATTATCAAATGTTTTGCCAGCAAACTGAATTTGCTGATGCGAAGGTTTATCGTGCCATCCTTGATTTAGTTTGGGAAACCTTGGTTATCAAAGATAGCAAAGTCAATTTCGACAATCAGTTAGAGAAGTTAGAAGAAATTATTCCAGTCGCCGATGACTTCGATATGTACGGTGTTTATCCCGCTATCGACGCTTGTATTGCTTTAGGTGAACTCATTCATGCAAAACTGAGTGGTGAAACCCTTGAGCACGCAATCTTAGTCAGTGAAGCATCGATTCGCACTGTTGCTATGCTTGAAATGACCCAAGCAGGGCGTGAAATGACCGATGAAGAGCTAAAAGTGGTGCCTGCTGTGGAAGAAGAGTGGGACATTCAATGGGACATTTTCCGCTTATTAGCCGCTTGCGAAGAACGAGACTTAGAGTTAATTAAAGGATTAAAATCTGACCTCCGCGAAGCGGGTGTCAGCAATATCGGTATTACTGTCACTTAAATTTTGCACTTTTAAGTATGAAAACGTGACTTAACGCAGTAATGCTGTGTACTAAGACTTCACATTTACCCCTACTCTGTTCTACATTTAGGGGCGAGAAGAAGTGGCTATCGGGGGCGTGTATCAGGGGCTGTCTATCTGGCATATCCGACGCACTCGATGCTTTGCAAACGATAAACACACTGTGTAAGGATAATTTATGAACAAGACTGAATTAGTTGATGCTATCGCAGAATCAGCAGATCTGACTAAAACTCAAGCTAAAGCAGCTTTAGAAGCAACTCTGAGCGCAATTTCAGATTCTCTGAAAAGCGGCGAAGCAGTACAACTGGTCGGTTTCGGTACTTTTAAAGTTAGCCACCGTGCAGCTCGTACCGGTCGTAACCCACAAACTAAAGCAGAAATCCAAATTCCTGCAACAACTGTACCAGCATTCTCTGCCGGTAAAGCACTGAAAGACGCTGTAAAATAAGTACATTGTCTACGAGAATTATCAGAGGGGGTATGAAGTTACCCCTTTTGTTTATTCGCCAAAGGTTGCTAGTGTTGGGAGCAGTCTCAATACTAAGCGCCTGTTCTTCTAATTCGCCTCGACTCCCTGAGTTTAGTGCCAGCGGATTTATTGCCGATGAAGGCGTAATCCGAATGTGGAGACTGAATGATGCGAAGAGTCAGCCGTTGGTCTTAATGGTGGTGTATAGCCCCTATAAAAGAACCGACACCTCCGTCAATTTCTTCGAATATCGTGATGGCAAATTGTGGCAAATTCGCAGCCAAGTCCTTAATCAAGGGGCTAACAACATCACCGAACAGCTGCGTTTTAGTAAAGATAATGAAATTGTGTTTATGCAGCGCGCCCAAAATAATATCAAAACCCCGCTTTCCTCTGATGAAATTAACCGCTGGCGCTTTGAAGCTGACCGTATCTTGAATATCAATACCGCACTGATTGTGGGGGGTGTAGAGCTACACCAAGGGTATTGGAAGCAAGGTAAAATCACCACTTGTAATGGTGAAAAACGCAATGTTACTTTCGAACCTTATGCACAGAAATGGCTAGATGATAGAGCCAAAGTCTGGACGAAAGAGCTGAATTTGGCGTGGTTGGAGTCACCTGAAGGTACTCAGCTTTTGATGGTGGCGGATACCAACTTCTGTAGCTGGCAACCTTCTAAAGATTCTTTGTAGGTCACCGCTCGTCGTCTTTCGAACCACAGCTGTATTGCTACGTTCGTTCACTCTAGTCACATACTCATGTATGCTCCTAGAGATTCTCTCTCTTGCAGCTTTGCTGTGATTCGAAATACTTAGAGCCATTGATTGGGTGAAGGTCAAGGGCAAAAACAAGTTCAAAAAATAAAAAGATAGAAATAAAGAGAATGAAATAAAAAGATAGAAAGATAGGAAATAAAAAAGCTGATAAAAGTTTCCTCTTATCAGCTTGTGGGTTATTTGTTTCTATTGTTTATTCTATTACTTAATGCGGGCGATGGCGCGGTAGCCGATATCGGTACGATAGAAACTGTCAGACCAATTGATGGTTTTGGCAACTTCGTACGCTTTAGCCTGGGCTTTTGCGATGTCATTACCTAACGCAGTGACACACAGAACGCGCCCACCTGCGGTAACAACTTCACCTGCTTGGTTTAGCTTGGTACCTGCGTGGAACACTTTGCTATCAGCCACTTCTGATGTGGGTAGACCAGAAATCACATCGCCATTGCGATAATCACCTGGATATCCACCTGCTGCAATCACGATCCCGAGCGCAGGGCGTTCATCCCAAAGGGAATCTTTACCTGCAAGCTCGCCTTTCGCGCCCGCTAAACATAGCGCGACTAAATCTGATTGCAAACGCATCATAATTGGCTGAGTTTCTGGGTCGCCAAAACGGCAGTTGAATTCGATGACTTTCGGGTTTCCTGCTTTATCTATCATTAAGCCAGCATATAA encodes:
- a CDS encoding ABC transporter substrate-binding protein, coding for MKAIVPAILLSLSASQMAFAADSDLTQLIEAAKKEGQVYSVGMPDTWANWKGTWQDLSTQYGLKHQDTDMSSAQEIAKFAAEKNNATADIGDVGASFGPVAVQKGVTQPYKPTTWSQVPDWAKDKDGHWALAYTGTIAFMINKDLVKDAPKSWDDLLKGKYKVTVGDVGIAAQANNAILAAAFARGGDENNLKPAIEFFGELAKQKRLSVNDPTVANIEKGEVEVGILWDFNALNYRDQINRDRFIVVIPSDGSVISGYTTIINKFAKNPNAAKLAREFIFSDKGQLNLAEGYARPIRAQHLTLPADIQAKLLPEEQYKNVHPIKDAEGWEKSSRNLPKMWQQQVLIHQQ
- the nudC gene encoding NAD(+) diphosphatase produces the protein MNKHTLAGTESGWWFVCFAGRLWLPQGDVPKGAAQQFGLTGKLATPIGEWQGDIVWLIPEKMPSDMASPRVVASQDEGLFRLAGRGVQLAEFYRSHRYCGYCGTAMRHSSTEWACLCDHCHERYYPQIAPCIIVGIRRDDHILLAQHRRHSQNPLFTVLAGFVEVGETLEEAVAREVMEESHIKVRNIRYVSSQPWPFPHSLMMGFLADYDSGDIQVDPKELVSANWYHYNSLPLIPPGDTIARRLIEDSVVLCRQFDEDNH
- the hemE gene encoding uroporphyrinogen decarboxylase, which produces MTELKNDRYLRALLRQPVDVTPVWMMRQAGRYLPEYKATRAEAGDFIALCKNTELACEVTLQPLRRFPLDAAILFSDILTIPDAMGLGLYFETGEGPRFEKPIKNVSDVKNIPIPDPEMELGYVMDAVRAIRKALNGDVPLIGFSGSPWTLATYMVEGGSSKAFTKIKKMMYEDPTTLHLLLDKLADSVILYLNAQVRAGAQSLMIFDTWGGVLTKRDYLEFSLRYMHKIVDGLIRENDGRRVPVTLFTKGGGQWLEEMAATGCDALGLDWTTEIADARRRVGDKVALQGNMDPSMLYASPARIEEEVQHILAGFGKGEGHIFNLGHGIHQDVAPEHAGTFVDAVHRFSRQYHQ
- the nfi gene encoding deoxyribonuclease V (cleaves DNA at apurinic or apyrimidinic sites), with the translated sequence MTIDTQQLRQQQVELAQQVILHDEFVPPRFIGGADVGFEQDGTVTRAVIVVLSWPELQLVEYQIARIPTQLPYIPGLLSFREVPGLMAAWEKIQQKPDLVLVDGQGIAHPRRFGVACHFGLLADVATIGVAKSRLCGDDVKLNAEPESVAMLKAAQEQLGWVYRSKKRCNPLYLSPGHKVSFISSLEWVKRCIQGYRLPEPTRFADGIASNRTFFKRMNEKIG
- a CDS encoding YjaG family protein, with protein sequence MLRNPIHLRLEKLESWQHMTFMASLCERMYPNYQMFCQQTEFADAKVYRAILDLVWETLVIKDSKVNFDNQLEKLEEIIPVADDFDMYGVYPAIDACIALGELIHAKLSGETLEHAILVSEASIRTVAMLEMTQAGREMTDEELKVVPAVEEEWDIQWDIFRLLAACEERDLELIKGLKSDLREAGVSNIGITVT
- a CDS encoding HU family DNA-binding protein, encoding MNKTELVDAIAESADLTKTQAKAALEATLSAISDSLKSGEAVQLVGFGTFKVSHRAARTGRNPQTKAEIQIPATTVPAFSAGKALKDAVK
- a CDS encoding DUF1481 domain-containing protein → MWRLNDAKSQPLVLMVVYSPYKRTDTSVNFFEYRDGKLWQIRSQVLNQGANNITEQLRFSKDNEIVFMQRAQNNIKTPLSSDEINRWRFEADRILNINTALIVGGVELHQGYWKQGKITTCNGEKRNVTFEPYAQKWLDDRAKVWTKELNLAWLESPEGTQLLMVADTNFCSWQPSKDSL